Proteins encoded together in one Luteimonas fraxinea window:
- the mtnA gene encoding S-methyl-5-thioribose-1-phosphate isomerase, with protein sequence MNTSPLDFDRYDHIRPILWTGDTLDLLDQRKLPFVVEHVSCTTSDEVAQAIHDLTVRGAPAIGIAAAWGAVLGARDIEAEDGTAALAKLEPALQRLNAARPTAVNLAWALARMRRVLVTSGADWREVLAREAQAIAEEDLAANRHMGALGAELIAPGSGVMTHCNTGSLATAGFGTALGVIRAGMAQGRIGKVFAGETRPWLQGARLTVWELQQDGIDATLIADSAAAHLMKTGAVQWIVVGADRICANGDTANKIGTYQLAIAARHHGVRFMVVAPSSTVDMDTASGDLIEIEQRDPGELFGIGGTRTVAEGIQAWNPVFDVTPGELIDAIVTEQGVVERPSTASMQALFKA encoded by the coding sequence ATGAACACATCTCCCCTCGATTTCGACCGCTACGACCACATCCGCCCCATCCTCTGGACCGGCGACACGCTCGATCTGCTCGACCAGCGCAAGCTGCCATTCGTCGTCGAGCACGTGTCCTGCACCACCAGCGACGAGGTCGCGCAGGCGATCCATGACCTCACCGTGCGCGGGGCGCCGGCGATCGGGATCGCGGCGGCGTGGGGCGCGGTGCTGGGTGCGCGCGATATCGAGGCCGAGGACGGGACGGCTGCACTGGCGAAACTCGAACCTGCGTTGCAGCGGCTCAATGCCGCGCGTCCGACCGCGGTGAATCTGGCTTGGGCGCTGGCGCGGATGCGGCGTGTGCTGGTGACCTCGGGCGCCGACTGGCGCGAAGTGCTGGCGCGTGAGGCGCAGGCGATCGCGGAAGAAGACCTCGCGGCGAACCGGCACATGGGCGCGCTCGGCGCCGAACTGATCGCGCCTGGAAGTGGCGTCATGACCCACTGCAACACCGGCTCGCTGGCGACGGCAGGCTTCGGTACCGCGCTGGGTGTGATCCGCGCCGGCATGGCGCAGGGGCGCATCGGCAAGGTGTTCGCGGGCGAGACGCGGCCGTGGCTGCAGGGCGCGCGCCTGACGGTGTGGGAGCTGCAGCAGGACGGCATCGACGCGACGCTGATCGCCGACTCGGCAGCCGCGCATCTGATGAAGACCGGCGCGGTGCAGTGGATCGTCGTCGGCGCGGATCGCATCTGCGCCAACGGTGATACCGCGAACAAGATCGGCACCTACCAGCTGGCGATCGCCGCGCGCCACCATGGCGTCAGGTTCATGGTCGTCGCGCCGTCGTCGACCGTCGACATGGACACCGCGTCGGGCGATCTGATCGAGATCGAGCAGCGCGATCCGGGCGAGCTGTTCGGCATCGGCGGCACGCGCACCGTGGCGGAAGGCATCCAGGCCTGGAACCCGGTGTTCGACGTGACGCCGGGGGAGCTGATCGATGCGATCGTGACCGAGCAGGGCGTCGTCGAGCGGCCGTCCACGGCGTCGATGCAGGCGCTGTTCAAGGCCTGA
- the epmA gene encoding EF-P lysine aminoacylase EpmA — translation MQPSASFDTLRLRARLNATLRTFFAERGVPEVETPMLSQAGNTDPNVASFRTEFGGHVSAGPRTRWLRTSPEFPLKRLLAAGFGDCYELGRVFRDGEAGGRHNPEFTMLEWYRVGWDQHQLADETVVLVQDALEIVGRRVEVMQTTYRALYLDTLGLDPITAADTELQAALGDVQIGPEGLTRDDWLDLLMTHRIQPANPADRILVVHDYPASQCMLARIAERDGVQVAERFELYLGALELANGYYELADGAEQRARFERDHAVRGSRGDALPVIDEALLDALDAGFPDCAGVALGVDRLMMAMLGTGRIADVIAFDFVRA, via the coding sequence ATGCAACCGTCGGCGAGCTTCGACACCCTGCGCCTGCGCGCACGCCTCAACGCGACATTGCGCACGTTCTTCGCGGAGCGTGGCGTGCCCGAAGTCGAGACGCCGATGCTGTCGCAGGCCGGCAACACCGACCCGAACGTCGCCAGCTTCCGTACGGAGTTCGGTGGGCATGTGTCGGCCGGCCCACGCACGCGCTGGCTGCGCACGTCGCCCGAGTTCCCACTCAAGCGCCTGCTCGCCGCCGGCTTCGGCGACTGCTACGAACTCGGCCGCGTGTTCCGCGACGGCGAGGCGGGCGGCCGCCACAATCCCGAGTTCACGATGCTCGAGTGGTATCGCGTTGGGTGGGATCAACATCAACTCGCCGACGAAACTGTTGTGCTGGTACAGGACGCGCTGGAGATCGTCGGTCGGCGCGTCGAGGTGATGCAGACCACATATCGCGCCCTGTACCTCGACACCCTGGGTCTCGACCCGATTACCGCCGCCGACACCGAACTGCAGGCCGCGCTCGGCGATGTCCAGATCGGCCCCGAAGGCCTGACTCGCGACGACTGGCTGGACCTGTTGATGACGCATCGCATCCAGCCTGCGAACCCGGCCGACCGGATCCTCGTCGTCCACGACTACCCGGCCTCGCAATGCATGCTCGCGCGCATCGCCGAGCGGGACGGCGTGCAGGTGGCCGAACGTTTCGAGCTGTATCTCGGTGCGTTGGAACTCGCGAACGGGTATTACGAGTTGGCCGATGGCGCGGAGCAACGCGCGCGCTTCGAGCGGGATCATGCGGTGCGCGGGTCGCGCGGTGATGCATTGCCGGTGATCGATGAAGCCCTGCTGGATGCGCTGGATGCCGGATTTCCGGATTGCGCCGGCGTGGCCTTGGGGGTCGATCGCCTGATGATGGCGATGCTCGGGACGGGGCGCATCGCTGATGTGATCGCGTTCGATTTCGTGCGGGCGTAA
- the ligA gene encoding NAD-dependent DNA ligase LigA, translating to MPKPSPAGRVAELRALIEDANHRYYVLDDPSIPDADYDALLRELEALETAHPELASDDSPTRTVGARPDGGFPEVTHAIPMLSLANAFETAGVEDDADDRARYAEVADFERRIEQKLDIEAPVFSVEPKLDGLAISLRYEDGVFVQGATRGDGSTGENVTANLRQVRAVPLKLRETATPPPAVLEVRGEIYMPRKAFEAWNAKALDHNEKLLANPRNGAAGSLRQLDPAVTRRRPLAFFAYSIGEVRGLELPETHSETLALLRDFGFPVAPEADTATGFDGLIAYFRRIGEARDTLPYDIDGVVYKLDDYDQQATMGFVSRAPRWALAHKFPAQEQSTVLRAIEVQVGRTGAITPVARLEPVQVAGVTVTNATLHNEDQIRRLDAREGDTVIVRRAGDVIPEIVRVIEAQRPADTVEWTMPATCPVCGSELVREEGASAWRCTGGLTCSAQRKEAVRHFASRRAMDIEGLGDKQAEALVEFGFVHSPADLFSLTVEDLVRMKTALDAVTAADLAQAIADSKGALALDGEGEAVLAQESPVWKDAAFLRAHLTVETGGKLATKWAENLVAGIDASRSTTLPRFLFALGIPHLGETTAKSLTQWLGTLDFVRTTPAVLLQALPDIGGEVARSIATFFEQPGNIEVVDALLAAGITFNDETAPSAALRERLGLAHLLSTLPVDKLGGKSAERLADTYGTLDALLRANASGWTGAGLSSAGADNLSAFLANADALAALRASDAAMRRLLDAAPAKTVKTSGPLDGKTVVLTGSLEAMTRDEAGERLEALGAKIAGSVSKKTSLVVAGEAAGSKLTKAQELGIEIWDEAALLAFLESQA from the coding sequence ATGCCAAAGCCATCTCCCGCCGGGCGCGTCGCCGAGCTGCGCGCGCTGATCGAAGACGCCAATCATCGCTACTACGTGCTCGACGATCCGTCGATCCCGGATGCCGATTACGACGCGCTGTTGCGTGAACTCGAAGCACTGGAAACTGCGCATCCCGAACTCGCGAGCGACGACTCGCCGACCCGCACCGTCGGCGCGCGACCCGATGGCGGTTTCCCGGAAGTCACCCACGCGATCCCGATGTTGTCGCTCGCCAACGCGTTCGAGACCGCCGGTGTCGAGGACGATGCCGATGACCGCGCGCGCTACGCCGAAGTCGCCGATTTCGAGCGTCGTATCGAACAGAAGCTCGACATCGAAGCGCCGGTGTTCTCGGTCGAACCCAAGCTCGACGGCCTCGCGATCAGCCTGCGCTACGAGGATGGCGTGTTCGTGCAGGGCGCCACGCGTGGCGACGGCAGCACCGGCGAGAACGTCACCGCGAACCTGCGACAGGTGCGCGCGGTGCCGCTGAAGCTGCGCGAGACCGCAACGCCGCCGCCGGCGGTGCTGGAAGTGCGCGGCGAAATCTACATGCCGCGCAAGGCCTTCGAGGCCTGGAACGCGAAGGCGCTCGACCACAACGAGAAGCTGCTGGCCAATCCGCGCAACGGCGCAGCGGGCTCCCTGCGTCAGCTCGATCCCGCGGTCACGCGCCGGCGTCCGCTGGCATTCTTCGCGTATTCGATCGGCGAGGTGCGCGGACTCGAACTGCCGGAAACGCATTCCGAGACGCTCGCGCTGCTGCGTGACTTCGGCTTTCCCGTCGCGCCCGAAGCCGACACCGCGACCGGTTTCGACGGCCTGATCGCGTACTTCCGCCGCATCGGCGAAGCGCGCGACACGCTGCCCTACGACATCGACGGCGTGGTCTACAAGCTGGACGACTACGACCAGCAGGCGACGATGGGTTTTGTCTCGCGCGCGCCGCGCTGGGCGCTGGCACACAAATTTCCCGCGCAGGAGCAGTCGACCGTGCTGCGTGCGATCGAGGTGCAGGTCGGTCGCACCGGTGCGATCACGCCGGTCGCGCGGCTGGAGCCGGTGCAGGTCGCCGGTGTCACCGTCACCAACGCAACCCTGCACAACGAAGACCAGATCCGCCGCCTGGACGCGCGCGAAGGCGACACGGTGATCGTGCGCCGCGCCGGCGACGTGATTCCCGAGATCGTGCGCGTGATCGAAGCGCAGCGTCCCGCAGATACGGTCGAATGGACGATGCCGGCAACATGCCCGGTCTGCGGCTCCGAGCTCGTGCGCGAGGAGGGTGCGTCGGCCTGGCGCTGTACCGGTGGCCTGACCTGCTCGGCGCAGCGCAAGGAAGCCGTGCGCCACTTCGCGTCGCGGCGCGCGATGGACATCGAAGGCCTCGGCGACAAGCAGGCCGAAGCGCTGGTCGAGTTCGGTTTCGTGCATTCGCCGGCCGATCTGTTCTCGCTGACGGTCGAGGATCTGGTGCGGATGAAGACCGCGCTCGATGCGGTGACCGCGGCGGATCTCGCGCAGGCGATCGCCGACAGCAAGGGCGCACTCGCGCTCGACGGCGAGGGCGAAGCGGTGCTGGCGCAGGAGTCGCCGGTGTGGAAGGACGCGGCGTTCCTGCGTGCGCATCTGACGGTCGAGACCGGTGGCAAGCTCGCGACGAAGTGGGCGGAGAATCTCGTCGCCGGCATCGACGCCAGCCGCAGCACCACGCTGCCGCGCTTCCTGTTCGCGCTGGGCATTCCGCATCTGGGCGAGACGACGGCCAAGTCGCTCACGCAGTGGCTGGGCACGCTCGACTTCGTGCGTACGACGCCCGCCGTGCTGCTGCAGGCCCTGCCCGACATCGGCGGCGAGGTCGCGCGTTCGATCGCGACGTTCTTCGAGCAGCCGGGCAACATCGAGGTCGTCGATGCGCTGCTCGCCGCGGGCATCACCTTCAACGACGAAACCGCACCGTCGGCCGCGCTGCGCGAGCGTCTGGGGCTCGCCCATCTGCTGTCGACGCTGCCTGTCGACAAGCTGGGCGGCAAGAGCGCCGAGCGTCTCGCGGACACCTACGGCACGCTCGATGCGCTGCTGCGTGCGAATGCGAGCGGCTGGACCGGCGCCGGGCTTTCGTCGGCGGGCGCGGACAACCTGTCGGCGTTCCTGGCCAATGCGGATGCACTGGCTGCGCTCCGCGCGAGCGATGCCGCGATGCGGCGCCTGCTCGATGCGGCGCCGGCCAAAACGGTGAAGACCAGCGGTCCGCTCGACGGCAAGACCGTCGTGCTGACCGGCAGTCTCGAGGCGATGACCCGCGACGAGGCCGGCGAACGACTTGAAGCGCTGGGCGCGAAGATCGCGGGCAGCGTGTCGAAGAAAACCTCGCTGGTCGTGGCCGGTGAAGCTGCCGGTTCGAAGCTGACGAAGGCGCAGGAACTCGGGATCGAGATCTGGGACGAAGCCGCACTGCTCGCATTTCTCGAATCGCAGGCGTGA
- the zipA gene encoding cell division protein ZipA: MTDDWMMRIGILVAGLLLMGAMWYFGTRPRNGQGRRVASTDDREQRLEPTLGAQLEQDLGEAGVPRAEGDTDAVQAEMDLLDQTVGAVSPNSELGKRTSDDFDKIVTLYIAARAGNVLRGPDIVVAAEKTGLTYGHMNVFHRLVDGHPERGPIFSVANIRSPGSFDMSEIQGLETPAIAFFLTLPAPVRALDAWDAMLPTAERMAELLDGVLLDEQRNALGRQRIAGLRDELRSWDREHDVPAVTRSPRW, translated from the coding sequence ATGACCGACGACTGGATGATGCGTATCGGAATCCTGGTCGCAGGCCTGCTGCTGATGGGTGCCATGTGGTATTTCGGCACCCGCCCGCGCAACGGGCAGGGTCGCCGCGTCGCCAGCACCGACGATCGCGAGCAGCGCCTGGAGCCCACGCTCGGCGCGCAGCTGGAACAGGATCTCGGCGAAGCCGGCGTGCCGCGTGCCGAAGGCGACACAGACGCCGTGCAGGCGGAAATGGACCTGCTCGACCAGACCGTTGGCGCCGTCTCGCCGAACAGCGAACTTGGCAAGCGCACCAGCGACGATTTCGACAAGATCGTGACCCTCTACATCGCCGCGCGCGCCGGTAACGTGCTACGCGGCCCGGACATCGTGGTTGCCGCCGAGAAGACCGGCCTGACCTACGGCCACATGAATGTGTTCCACCGTCTGGTCGACGGCCATCCCGAGCGCGGCCCGATCTTCAGCGTCGCCAACATCCGCAGTCCCGGCAGCTTCGACATGAGCGAGATCCAGGGCCTCGAAACCCCGGCGATCGCGTTCTTCCTGACCCTGCCGGCACCGGTCCGCGCGCTCGATGCCTGGGACGCGATGCTGCCGACCGCCGAACGCATGGCCGAACTGCTCGACGGCGTGCTCCTCGACGAACAGCGCAACGCCCTCGGCCGCCAGCGCATCGCCGGCCTTCGCGACGAACTGCGCAGCTGGGACCGCGAGCACGACGTCCCCGCGGTGACCCGCAGCCCGCGCTGGTGA
- the smc gene encoding chromosome segregation protein SMC — protein sequence MRLSTIKLAGFKSFVDPTTLHLPTNMTGVVGPNGCGKSNIIDAVRWVMGESSASRLRGDSLTDVIFAGSTARKPVSQAMVELVFDNSDHTIAGEFAAFNEISVKRTVSRDGQSGYYLNGTKCRRRDITDLFLGTGLGPRSYSIIEQGMISQIIDAKPEELRVYLEEAAGISKYKERRKETETRIRHTRENLDRLSDLREEVGKQLQHLARQAKQAEQYTAIQAERKIRDAEWKALEWRTLDSRLRALREGLSQEETKLEQIIAEQREAERELETGRERRHEASESLNRAQAESYEVSGALARVEQQIQHQRELSARLLKARDEAQAQLAEIGEHIDQDQLRLDTLHESIADAEPQLAQLQDDDAVRQDTLREAETALADWQTRWETHNREQGEAAREGDVERTRVDYLDKQSLEADRRREQLQAERGGLDLEALSEAFADLQIRHDEQKATLDSLGDDLETRKAAAVDLQDAQRGAQEELSVVRKQAQEARGRLSSLETLQNAALGQEQGAAVEWLRQRGLDSSARVGERLRVESGWEFAVERALGQLIEGVLVEGDGVPAELVDALGELGESRLALVSAETGDEAFAPTSLAAKVQGPLAIRRLLARLHVAETLAEARALQASLGDGDSVITRSGERLGAGWVRVSRSGAAKQGALLREREIQSLRETIATLQEQEQTLEARIAQGREQLLSVEQQREEAQRALYVAHRGVSELAGQVQSQQGRVEAARNRIERIDTDLAQLHETLDTAAQQARDARGRLEDAVERMGEFEAARGALEAERRGLVEARDQLRSAARESRDTAHALALTIESQRAQITSLTQALARMGGQRGQIDNRLGELSAQLATGDSPVDTLEQQRQVALEERVRTERALAEARSALEGVDNELRTYEQVRQQRDAQSLTQREAISQRRLDQQALVIAADQLSAQVVEGGFVVDEVLNGLEDSANAKDWEKIVTDFDARLRRLEPVNLAAIAEHAEAAQRKEYLDAQDADLNSALDTLEEAIRKIDRETRGRFKDTFDKVNAGVQALYPRLFGGGHAYLELTGEDLLDTGVAIMARPPGKRVSNISLLSGGEKAMTAVALVFSIFQLNPAPFCLLDEVDAPLDEANVGRFTAMVREMSEQVQFLFVSHNKATMEAASQLSGVTMREPGVSRLVSVDLAEAARLAGAA from the coding sequence ATGCGCCTGTCCACGATCAAGCTCGCCGGTTTCAAATCCTTCGTCGATCCGACCACGCTGCACCTGCCGACCAACATGACCGGCGTGGTGGGGCCCAACGGCTGCGGCAAGTCGAACATCATCGACGCGGTGCGCTGGGTCATGGGCGAATCCTCGGCCAGCCGCCTGCGTGGCGACTCGCTGACCGACGTGATCTTCGCCGGGTCCACCGCGCGCAAGCCGGTGTCGCAGGCGATGGTCGAACTGGTGTTCGACAATTCCGATCACACGATCGCCGGGGAGTTCGCCGCGTTCAACGAGATCTCGGTCAAGCGCACCGTCAGCCGCGACGGGCAGAGCGGCTACTACCTCAACGGCACCAAGTGCCGCCGCCGCGACATCACCGATCTGTTCCTCGGCACGGGTCTGGGCCCGCGCAGCTACTCGATCATCGAGCAGGGCATGATCAGCCAGATCATCGACGCCAAGCCCGAAGAGCTGCGTGTCTATCTGGAGGAAGCGGCGGGCATCTCCAAGTACAAGGAGCGCCGCAAGGAAACCGAGACCCGCATCCGCCACACCCGCGAGAACCTGGATCGCCTCAGCGATCTGCGCGAGGAAGTCGGCAAGCAGCTGCAGCACCTCGCGCGGCAGGCCAAGCAGGCCGAGCAGTACACCGCGATCCAGGCCGAGCGGAAGATCCGCGACGCCGAGTGGAAGGCGCTGGAATGGCGCACGCTCGATTCGCGTCTGCGCGCATTGCGCGAAGGACTGTCGCAGGAAGAAACCAAGCTCGAGCAGATCATCGCCGAGCAACGCGAAGCCGAGCGCGAGCTGGAGACGGGTCGCGAGCGTCGCCACGAAGCCAGCGAAAGCCTTAACCGCGCGCAGGCCGAAAGCTACGAAGTCAGCGGTGCGCTGGCCCGTGTCGAGCAGCAGATCCAGCACCAGCGCGAGCTGTCGGCGCGCCTGCTCAAGGCCCGCGACGAAGCGCAGGCGCAGCTGGCCGAGATCGGCGAGCACATCGACCAGGACCAGCTGCGACTCGACACCCTGCACGAGAGCATCGCCGACGCCGAACCGCAGCTCGCGCAGCTGCAGGACGACGACGCCGTACGTCAGGACACGCTGCGCGAGGCCGAAACCGCGCTCGCCGACTGGCAGACGCGCTGGGAAACCCACAACCGCGAGCAGGGCGAGGCAGCGCGCGAAGGTGACGTCGAGCGCACCCGCGTCGATTACCTGGACAAGCAGTCGCTCGAAGCCGACCGCCGCCGCGAGCAGCTGCAGGCCGAACGCGGCGGGCTGGATCTCGAAGCGCTGAGCGAGGCATTCGCCGATCTGCAGATCCGCCACGACGAACAGAAGGCCACGCTCGACTCGCTCGGCGACGATCTGGAAACGCGCAAGGCCGCGGCGGTCGATCTGCAGGACGCGCAGCGCGGCGCGCAGGAAGAGCTGTCCGTCGTGCGCAAGCAGGCGCAGGAAGCGCGCGGCCGGCTGTCATCGCTGGAAACCCTGCAGAACGCAGCGCTGGGCCAGGAGCAGGGCGCGGCGGTCGAATGGCTGCGTCAGCGCGGACTGGATTCGTCGGCGCGCGTCGGCGAGCGGCTGCGGGTCGAGTCGGGCTGGGAATTCGCGGTCGAACGCGCGCTCGGTCAGCTGATCGAAGGCGTGCTTGTCGAAGGCGACGGCGTGCCGGCCGAACTGGTCGACGCGCTCGGTGAACTTGGCGAAAGCCGCCTGGCGCTGGTGTCGGCTGAGACCGGCGACGAAGCCTTCGCGCCGACTTCGCTGGCGGCCAAGGTGCAGGGCCCGCTGGCGATCCGCCGGCTGCTCGCGCGCCTGCACGTGGCCGAGACCCTGGCCGAGGCGCGCGCGCTGCAGGCGAGCCTGGGCGATGGCGATTCGGTCATCACCCGCAGCGGCGAGCGTCTCGGCGCCGGCTGGGTGCGCGTGTCGCGCTCGGGCGCGGCGAAGCAGGGCGCGCTGCTGCGCGAACGCGAGATCCAGTCGCTGCGCGAGACGATCGCGACGCTGCAGGAGCAGGAACAGACGCTGGAGGCGCGCATCGCGCAGGGCCGCGAACAGCTGCTCAGCGTCGAGCAGCAGCGTGAGGAAGCGCAGCGTGCCTTGTACGTCGCGCATCGCGGCGTGTCCGAGCTCGCCGGCCAGGTGCAGAGCCAGCAGGGTCGGGTGGAAGCGGCGCGCAACCGCATCGAGCGCATCGACACCGATCTCGCCCAGCTGCACGAAACCCTCGATACCGCCGCCCAGCAGGCGCGCGACGCGCGGGGCCGGCTGGAAGATGCGGTCGAACGCATGGGCGAGTTCGAAGCCGCCCGCGGTGCACTCGAAGCCGAGCGCCGCGGACTGGTCGAGGCCCGCGACCAGCTGCGATCGGCCGCGCGCGAATCGCGCGATACCGCGCACGCACTCGCACTGACCATCGAATCCCAGCGCGCCCAGATCACCTCGCTGACCCAGGCGCTCGCGCGCATGGGCGGCCAGCGCGGCCAGATCGACAATCGCCTCGGCGAACTGTCGGCGCAGCTGGCGACGGGCGATTCGCCGGTCGACACGCTGGAACAACAGCGCCAGGTTGCACTCGAAGAGCGCGTGCGCACCGAGCGCGCGCTGGCCGAAGCACGTTCCGCGCTGGAAGGCGTGGACAACGAACTGCGCACGTACGAGCAGGTCCGCCAGCAGCGTGATGCGCAGTCGCTGACCCAGCGCGAAGCGATCTCGCAGCGCCGCCTCGACCAGCAGGCGCTGGTGATCGCGGCCGACCAGTTGTCGGCGCAGGTCGTCGAGGGCGGGTTCGTGGTCGACGAGGTGTTGAATGGTCTCGAAGATTCCGCGAATGCGAAGGACTGGGAGAAGATCGTCACCGACTTCGACGCGCGCCTGCGCCGTCTGGAGCCGGTGAATCTCGCCGCGATCGCCGAACACGCCGAAGCCGCGCAGCGCAAGGAATACCTCGACGCGCAGGACGCCGACCTCAACTCGGCCTTGGACACGCTGGAAGAGGCGATCCGCAAGATCGACCGCGAGACCCGCGGCCGCTTCAAGGACACTTTCGACAAGGTCAATGCTGGCGTGCAGGCGCTGTATCCGCGCCTGTTCGGTGGCGGCCATGCGTATCTGGAACTGACCGGCGAGGACCTGCTCGATACCGGCGTCGCGATCATGGCGCGCCCACCCGGCAAGCGCGTGTCCAACATCTCGCTGCTGTCCGGCGGCGAGAAAGCGATGACCGCGGTCGCATTGGTGTTCTCGATCTTCCAGCTCAATCCCGCGCCGTTCTGCCTGCTCGACGAGGTGGACGCACCGCTGGACGAGGCCAATGTCGGCCGCTTCACCGCGATGGTCCGCGAGATGAGCGAGCAGGTGCAGTTCCTGTTCGTGAGCCACAACAAGGCGACGATGGAAGCGGCGTCCCAGCTCAGCGGCGTGACCATGCGTGAGCCGGGCGTGAGCCGACTGGTCTCGGTCGATCTGGCCGAAGCGGCGCGACTGGCCGGCGCCGCCTAG
- a CDS encoding ABC transporter ATP-binding protein: MAQVRFDAVRKVYPNGFVGVAGATFEVADGELLVLVGPSGCGKSTLLRMVAGLEAISDGTLTIGERVVNDVAPKDRDIAMVFQSYALYPHMSVAENLAFGLKLRGQSKTEIAARVDEAAQVLELDKVLDRKPGQLSGGQRQRVALGRALVRQPQVFLLDEPLSNLDAKLRSGMRVEIARLHRKLGTTMIYVTHDQIEAMTLGQRIVVLKDGHIQQIDTPMALYERPANLFVATFLGSPAMNVLRGALSQGTDGWTFDAGAGITLALGDAGFPADWNGRTVDLGIRPEHLLPATEADASLSPVVEVVEPVGSEVFVNLRLGSHALIARLPPDRVPVPGETLSLMIPVGRVHAFDVETGERLVQRAG, from the coding sequence ATGGCACAGGTGCGGTTCGACGCGGTACGGAAGGTCTACCCCAACGGTTTCGTCGGTGTGGCCGGTGCGACTTTCGAGGTCGCCGATGGCGAGCTGCTGGTGCTGGTGGGCCCGTCGGGCTGCGGCAAATCCACGCTGCTGCGCATGGTCGCGGGACTGGAGGCGATCAGCGACGGCACGCTGACCATCGGCGAGCGCGTCGTCAACGACGTGGCGCCGAAGGATCGCGACATCGCGATGGTGTTCCAGAGCTACGCGCTGTATCCGCACATGAGCGTGGCCGAGAACCTCGCGTTCGGTCTCAAGCTGCGCGGCCAGTCGAAGACCGAGATCGCCGCGCGCGTCGACGAAGCCGCGCAGGTGCTCGAACTCGACAAGGTGCTGGACCGCAAGCCCGGCCAGCTCTCGGGCGGACAGCGCCAGCGCGTGGCGCTGGGCCGGGCGCTGGTGCGCCAGCCGCAGGTGTTCCTGCTCGACGAACCGCTGTCCAACCTCGACGCCAAACTGCGAAGCGGCATGCGTGTCGAGATCGCCCGGCTGCATCGCAAGCTGGGCACGACGATGATCTACGTCACCCACGACCAGATCGAAGCGATGACGCTGGGCCAGCGCATCGTCGTGCTCAAGGATGGCCACATCCAGCAGATCGACACGCCGATGGCGCTGTACGAACGGCCAGCGAACCTGTTCGTCGCGACCTTCCTAGGCAGTCCGGCCATGAACGTGCTGCGCGGCGCGCTGTCGCAGGGCACGGATGGCTGGACCTTCGACGCGGGCGCGGGCATCACCCTCGCGCTGGGCGATGCCGGTTTTCCTGCCGACTGGAACGGCCGCACGGTCGATCTGGGCATCCGCCCCGAACATCTGCTGCCCGCGACCGAGGCGGACGCATCGCTGTCGCCGGTGGTCGAAGTGGTGGAGCCGGTCGGCAGCGAAGTTTTCGTCAATCTGCGCCTGGGCAGCCACGCCCTGATCGCACGCCTGCCGCCCGATCGCGTGCCGGTGCCGGGCGAAACCCTGTCGCTGATGATTCCGGTCGGCCGCGTGCATGCGTTCGATGTCGAGACCGGCGAGCGGTTGGTGCAGCGGGCGGGTTGA